The genome window GGTTTGGCACGATCTGCCGGTTTAGTGTGTGAGTGAATCGGTGGTTGTTCCACAATGTTACACAAAAGTAGAAAATGACGATGAATATGAAATATCCGATGAAAAAAAGTCCTAAGAATTTCAAAAGTTGAATTTCATCAAAATAGTGAGCAATCTTGAACTTGTGGGCAAAACTCGCAAACAAAATCGGCGACAATACCCAGAAAAAAGGAAACAAAACGCCGCACCAACCAATAAGTGCCACGAGCGTTTGCCCAATTTTCATGCCCCAATGGCCGCGCTTGAAGTAATCATCATTAACTAATTTCAATTTTCGTACCTCCACGTAATATTATAATGAAAAAATTCACCCTCAAACATTTTTCTGAAAAATTTCTTGACGCTTTTGAAAAAAAGTTGATAATAAATTTACAATCATGGAAATTAAGAGGGAAAACTTGTTTAAGAAAAGAACCATCTATTTAATTACATTTATTTTAATGGCATTTGCCTTGATTGGCAAAACCCAGCAAGTGCACGCAGACTCAGCAGTTGACGATGTTTTTGTCGGTCAGATCAATTACCAGCCAAATTACGGAGTTAGAGTTTATACAATTGACGGCGAGACGGTGAGTCCGACTGAGAAATTTCTGCCTCACGACTCACTGTGGCAAGTGTTCAAAAGCCAAAATATTAACGGTGTCAAATACAATAACGTCGGCGGGAATCAGTGGGTTCAAGCCCAGTATGTGATTAATTTCATCGGACAAGTTTTCTACGTCCCAGGCTACGGCATTCGTGTTTATCAAATCAATGGGAATCAAGTCATGCCAACCGAACAAACTTTGCACGACGGAACGCAGTGGAAAGTGTTTGAATCACGTGTCGTCAATGACGTCTACTACTACAATTTGGGCGCCAATCAGTGGGTTGAAGCGCAGTATCTGAGAGCTTACGTTGAGCCGAAGTGGGACCAGAAGTCGTACTTGACTGTGAGTTACGAGGCGAATTACGGCATCGGAGTGTTCAGCGAGGCGACGCACGAAGC of Xylocopilactobacillus apicola contains these proteins:
- a CDS encoding cell division protein; translation: MKLVNDDYFKRGHWGMKIGQTLVALIGWCGVLFPFFWVLSPILFASFAHKFKIAHYFDEIQLLKFLGLFFIGYFIFIVIFYFCVTLWNNHRFTHTLNRQIVPNQEKLDQREKVLEAVWTERFGPKDARHDAKFYSVRPDQNLDTHFTARLFKEHEV